Proteins from a genomic interval of Paenibacillus sp. FSL H8-0048:
- the bglX gene encoding beta-glucosidase BglX: MTKPFIQDLVNDMTLDEKLAQLTQLGPYYWGLDDTVDLTGPFKELNIEPQVIKSIGSVLNGIGARNVIELQTRHLESSRLKIPLLFMADVIHGYRTILPIPLAMGCSFDLDACEQFAEVAARESAAAGIHLTFSPMTDLVRDPRWGRVMETSGEDPYLNARVTESMVRGYQGKDLKEPGRIAACVKHFAGYGAPEGGREYNTVDMSTGVLREFYLPAYKAAVDAGVAMVMAAFNTIDRIPSSGNSKLLRGILREEWGFDGVTIADFNSVNELVPHGAAQDGREAALKSLVAGLDIEMMSTHYLNHAASLVEEGLLDLRLIDEAVTRVLELKDALGLFDNPFKDADPVADEADKPSPEHLQAAREMGARSIVLLKNEGGVLPLTRGMKIGLAGPFATSINVLGGWAGTEKDPAVSLYTGITGKIPAADLLTAMTGELGSMLEGVFDVEDASEAAYEQLKDCDVILAAVGENQQDTGEGGSKASLRLSANQEKLIHRLKEAGKPVVTIVFSGRPLELAPVLASSDALVQAWFLGTESGNSIADVLFGDYNPSGRLSMSFPYSVGQIPVYYNAYQTGRPYDPQYPNVRYVTRYLDIPNDPLFCFGYGLSYSTFAYSGFTVEAAADGKVLASIQVENTSEVTGKETVQLYIRDVTASVVRPGKELKGFKQVTLAPHEKQTVSFEITRDMLMFYGQEDQLVFEPGDFDIMLGANSGDHSTQRIWIG; this comes from the coding sequence ATGACTAAACCGTTTATCCAGGATCTCGTGAACGATATGACACTAGACGAGAAGTTAGCCCAGCTTACCCAGCTTGGTCCATACTATTGGGGTCTGGATGATACCGTGGATTTGACGGGTCCATTCAAAGAGCTTAATATCGAGCCGCAGGTGATCAAAAGCATAGGAAGCGTTCTGAACGGCATCGGCGCACGGAACGTCATTGAGCTGCAGACCCGGCATCTGGAATCCAGCCGCCTGAAGATCCCGCTCCTCTTCATGGCCGATGTCATTCACGGCTACCGGACCATTCTGCCGATTCCGCTCGCTATGGGCTGTTCCTTCGATCTCGATGCCTGCGAGCAGTTCGCTGAGGTAGCTGCGCGGGAGAGCGCTGCCGCCGGCATTCACCTCACCTTCTCTCCGATGACCGACCTCGTGCGCGATCCGCGCTGGGGCCGGGTCATGGAGACCTCCGGTGAGGACCCTTACCTGAACGCCCGGGTGACCGAGAGTATGGTCCGGGGCTACCAGGGCAAGGATCTGAAGGAGCCGGGCCGGATCGCTGCCTGCGTGAAGCATTTCGCCGGCTACGGCGCGCCGGAAGGCGGCCGTGAATATAACACGGTGGACATGTCCACCGGCGTGCTCCGCGAATTCTATCTGCCAGCCTACAAGGCGGCAGTAGATGCCGGTGTCGCTATGGTGATGGCGGCGTTCAATACCATTGACCGCATTCCGTCCAGCGGCAACAGCAAGCTCCTGCGCGGTATTCTCCGCGAGGAATGGGGCTTCGATGGCGTCACCATCGCCGACTTCAACTCCGTGAACGAGCTGGTGCCCCACGGCGCAGCGCAAGACGGACGTGAAGCCGCTCTGAAGAGCCTGGTAGCGGGACTGGATATCGAAATGATGTCCACCCACTATCTGAACCACGCTGCTTCGCTTGTCGAGGAAGGTCTTCTCGACCTCCGCCTGATCGACGAAGCGGTTACGCGGGTACTGGAGCTTAAGGATGCCCTCGGCCTGTTCGACAATCCGTTCAAGGATGCCGACCCTGTAGCTGATGAAGCCGATAAGCCAAGTCCCGAGCATCTTCAGGCGGCACGTGAGATGGGCGCCCGCTCAATCGTTCTGCTGAAGAACGAAGGCGGAGTCCTGCCGCTTACGCGCGGGATGAAAATCGGCCTCGCCGGTCCCTTCGCTACCTCGATCAATGTTCTTGGCGGCTGGGCCGGTACGGAGAAAGACCCGGCAGTCTCCCTCTACACCGGCATCACCGGTAAAATCCCGGCAGCAGACCTGCTCACAGCAATGACAGGCGAGCTGGGAAGCATGCTGGAGGGTGTATTCGATGTGGAGGATGCTTCCGAAGCGGCTTACGAGCAGTTGAAGGACTGTGATGTGATTCTTGCCGCAGTCGGCGAGAATCAGCAGGATACCGGGGAAGGCGGCAGCAAGGCCAGCCTGCGGCTGTCCGCCAATCAGGAGAAGCTGATTCACCGCCTCAAGGAGGCCGGTAAGCCGGTGGTTACCATTGTGTTCAGCGGACGTCCGCTGGAGCTTGCGCCAGTGCTCGCGTCAAGCGACGCGCTGGTACAGGCCTGGTTCCTCGGCACCGAGTCGGGAAATTCCATTGCAGATGTGCTGTTCGGAGATTATAACCCGTCCGGACGCCTCTCCATGAGCTTCCCTTACTCTGTGGGACAGATTCCGGTGTACTATAACGCTTATCAGACGGGACGCCCTTATGATCCGCAGTATCCAAATGTGCGTTATGTAACCCGCTATCTGGATATTCCGAATGATCCGCTGTTCTGCTTCGGCTATGGCCTTAGCTATTCCACCTTTGCTTACAGCGGCTTCACTGTAGAAGCTGCGGCAGACGGCAAGGTACTGGCCTCTATCCAGGTGGAGAACACCTCGGAGGTTACCGGCAAGGAGACCGTTCAGCTCTATATCCGCGATGTTACCGCAAGTGTGGTCCGTCCCGGCAAGGAGCTGAAGGGCTTCAAGCAGGTTACCCTTGCCCCGCATGAGAAGCAGACGGTATCCTTCGAGATCACCAGAGACATGCTCATGTTCTACGGCCAGGAGGATCAGCTCGTGTTCGAGCCAGGAGACTTCGACATTATGCTTGGTGCAAACTCTGGCGATCATAGCACGCAGCGGATCTGGATCGGCTGA
- a CDS encoding GH36-type glycosyl hydrolase domain-containing protein yields MNMITLTRDDLSYTFLPTGDIFEFTQGSTLINLFQGNPAEGSSNNIYLRVYTEQGIQSYPLLGIQSGSKLSRTDDKLIFEGSIEAISYRVTFAPANDGIWFWQLQLSGNGETVDVVYGQDVGIAEKGGILANELYMSQYLDHSIWEGPQGYAVCSRQNQPQGTEFPYLQQGVVGSRAVGYSTDGMQFFGISYKGSYVPEALNGNLQNRNYQYELAYTALQTETMVLSAPVEFAFYGLYRPNHPAAVTELEFQAELQAAYAEIDWSGKEAVPSRDVPLLSGDIGKPYVSAQWSQAEIDAAFPNRKLEEIENGQLLSFFTDGHVHVVLQPKELLVERPHGHIITSLLGDKQVDNNLISSTNYMYGIFNGQTVVGNTSFHKGLSTPRGLLNIQRNSGQRIYVRMDGVYRILTLPAAYEMGVNFAKWHYQLEDDVLTVTSIAAAGQPDVALQVQSKLGRSYDYLITNQLVMGEHEFQHPVRVEEKDGILQLLPDEALLQKLPYPGLHFDIQLPGTSYTYSDDRMFYADRQPRNGTLLTLSVTQSSGFQLVLQGRLTAAEALPLTAPYTLEKEQAQYNEFYASFTSGFQLELDGAEQSRIDILNETAWWYTHNAMTHFIMPHGLEQPGGAAWGTRDVCQGPMEYFLMTQHYELARNVLLKIYSHQLWESKEWPQWFMFDQHPVQAHEWHGDVVLWPLKCISDYIMATGDYAILTEEIGYHHLANAQPSQQTETVLEHVKAAVETIRERFIPGTALINYAGGDWDDTLQPANEALKTKLVSAWTVALAFQVIRNLSQVTSADPEFSASLAAMAEEMKESFRTLLIKDGVIAGFAYFQEDGSIDYMLHPLDQQTGIHYRLLPMTRSIIAELVTPEQAAANLRLIDEHLNCPDGVRLMDRPARYEGGVSTIFRRAEQAASVGREISLQYVHAHIRYIEASAKLGEAKRAWDGLFQINPINIRQSVPNAQLRQSNMYFSSSDGDFPDRYSYQENFNQLRDGSVEVKGGWRLYSSGPGIYLNQLISAVLGIRFSEEELIIDPVLPASLDGLRFTYECFGKKMTFVYHISAGEALTPEVHAAGVAVTGQVLPNPYRPGAVSIAKNHLLSLPGDELHLYVTQ; encoded by the coding sequence ATGAACATGATTACCTTAACCCGGGATGACCTGTCGTATACATTCCTGCCTACAGGAGATATTTTTGAATTCACGCAGGGCTCCACTCTTATTAATCTGTTCCAGGGTAATCCGGCAGAAGGCTCTTCCAATAATATCTATCTGCGCGTATATACGGAGCAAGGAATCCAGAGCTATCCGCTGCTGGGTATTCAGTCGGGCTCCAAGCTGTCCCGTACCGATGACAAACTGATTTTTGAAGGTTCTATAGAAGCAATCAGCTACCGCGTTACCTTCGCACCGGCCAATGACGGCATCTGGTTCTGGCAGCTTCAGCTCTCCGGCAACGGCGAGACTGTAGATGTAGTGTACGGCCAGGATGTCGGCATTGCAGAGAAAGGCGGCATTCTCGCCAATGAGCTCTACATGAGCCAGTATCTGGATCACAGCATCTGGGAAGGCCCGCAGGGCTATGCTGTATGCTCGCGCCAGAACCAGCCGCAGGGAACAGAATTCCCGTATCTCCAGCAGGGTGTAGTCGGCTCACGGGCTGTAGGCTATTCCACAGATGGTATGCAGTTCTTCGGCATTTCCTATAAAGGCAGCTATGTGCCTGAAGCGCTTAACGGCAATCTGCAGAACCGTAACTATCAATACGAGCTGGCTTATACCGCACTCCAGACCGAGACTATGGTCCTGTCGGCTCCGGTAGAATTCGCCTTCTACGGCCTATACCGCCCGAATCATCCCGCTGCTGTAACTGAGCTCGAATTCCAGGCTGAGCTGCAGGCAGCTTACGCAGAGATCGACTGGAGCGGCAAGGAAGCCGTGCCAAGCCGGGATGTCCCTCTACTGAGTGGCGATATCGGCAAGCCTTATGTCTCCGCGCAGTGGTCACAGGCCGAGATCGATGCTGCCTTCCCTAACCGGAAGCTTGAGGAAATAGAGAACGGCCAGCTGCTCTCCTTCTTCACTGACGGGCATGTCCATGTGGTTCTGCAGCCTAAGGAGCTGCTGGTGGAACGTCCGCATGGCCATATCATCACCTCGCTGCTGGGCGACAAGCAGGTAGACAACAACCTGATCTCCTCCACTAACTATATGTACGGTATCTTCAACGGGCAGACTGTAGTGGGGAATACCTCCTTCCATAAAGGGCTCTCCACGCCGCGCGGCCTGCTGAATATTCAGCGCAACAGCGGTCAGCGGATCTATGTCCGCATGGACGGGGTCTACCGGATTCTTACACTGCCGGCGGCTTACGAGATGGGCGTGAATTTTGCGAAATGGCACTATCAGCTTGAGGATGATGTACTGACCGTTACCTCAATTGCCGCAGCAGGCCAGCCGGATGTTGCCCTTCAGGTTCAGTCGAAGCTGGGCAGATCCTACGATTATCTGATCACGAACCAGCTGGTCATGGGCGAGCATGAATTCCAGCATCCGGTACGGGTGGAAGAGAAGGACGGCATCCTGCAGCTGCTTCCTGATGAAGCATTGCTTCAGAAGCTTCCTTATCCGGGCCTGCATTTCGATATCCAGCTGCCGGGAACTTCCTATACGTATAGTGACGACCGGATGTTCTATGCCGACAGACAGCCGCGCAACGGCACTCTGCTTACCTTGTCGGTAACGCAGTCTTCCGGCTTCCAGCTCGTGCTTCAGGGCAGACTTACAGCAGCAGAGGCTCTTCCTCTGACGGCCCCTTACACACTGGAGAAGGAGCAGGCACAGTATAACGAATTCTACGCTTCGTTCACTTCCGGCTTCCAGCTTGAGCTGGATGGAGCCGAGCAGTCACGGATCGATATTCTGAATGAAACGGCATGGTGGTACACCCATAATGCGATGACCCACTTCATCATGCCGCATGGCCTTGAACAGCCGGGCGGAGCAGCCTGGGGGACACGCGATGTCTGCCAGGGGCCAATGGAGTACTTCCTGATGACCCAGCATTATGAGCTGGCCCGCAATGTTCTGCTGAAGATCTATTCGCATCAGCTGTGGGAGAGCAAGGAATGGCCGCAATGGTTCATGTTCGACCAGCATCCGGTTCAGGCCCATGAATGGCATGGCGACGTTGTACTCTGGCCGCTGAAATGCATCAGCGATTACATCATGGCTACCGGAGACTACGCGATTCTTACCGAAGAAATCGGCTATCACCATCTGGCGAACGCTCAGCCAAGCCAGCAGACCGAGACTGTCCTTGAGCATGTGAAGGCTGCCGTAGAGACCATCCGTGAACGCTTCATACCGGGCACTGCTCTGATCAACTATGCCGGCGGCGACTGGGATGACACCCTGCAGCCAGCCAATGAAGCGCTCAAGACCAAGCTGGTCAGCGCATGGACGGTCGCGCTCGCCTTCCAGGTGATCCGCAATCTGTCCCAGGTGACTTCCGCCGATCCTGAATTCTCCGCCAGCCTGGCAGCTATGGCTGAAGAGATGAAGGAATCATTCCGGACCCTCCTGATCAAAGACGGCGTGATCGCCGGCTTCGCTTACTTCCAGGAGGACGGCAGCATTGATTATATGCTTCATCCGCTGGATCAGCAGACCGGCATTCATTACAGGTTATTGCCGATGACCCGCAGCATTATTGCCGAGCTGGTTACGCCGGAGCAAGCGGCAGCCAATCTGCGCTTGATCGATGAACACCTGAACTGCCCGGACGGCGTGCGTCTTATGGACCGTCCTGCCCGCTATGAAGGCGGCGTAAGCACCATCTTCCGCCGTGCAGAGCAAGCAGCCAGCGTGGGACGCGAGATCAGCCTGCAATATGTACATGCCCATATCCGCTATATCGAAGCTTCCGCCAAGCTGGGCGAAGCGAAGCGGGCCTGGGACGGCCTGTTCCAGATCAACCCGATCAACATCCGGCAGAGCGTGCCAAATGCCCAGCTGCGCCAGAGCAACATGTACTTCAGCAGCTCGGACGGCGACTTCCCTGACCGTTACAGCTATCAGGAGAACTTCAACCAGCTGCGTGACGGCAGCGTAGAAGTGAAGGGCGGCTGGCGGCTGTATTCCAGCGGTCCAGGGATCTATCTCAATCAGCTGATCTCAGCCGTTCTGGGTATCCGCTTCAGTGAAGAAGAGCTGATTATCGATCCAGTCCTTCCGGCCAGCCTTGACGGCCTGCGCTTCACTTATGAGTGCTTCGGCAAGAAGATGACCTTCGTCTATCACATCAGCGCAGGTGAGGCCCTCACCCCGGAAGTGCATGCAGCAGGCGTTGCTGTTACCGGCCAGGTTCTGCCGAATCCATACCGCCCGGGCGCGGTAAGCATTGCCAAGAATCACCTGCTGAGCCTGCCCGGCGATGAGCTGCATCTCTATGTAACACAATAA
- a CDS encoding ABC transporter permease, giving the protein MARFVQSGGNVVRELLKNKVLYLMLLPVIVYFAVFHYAVMPGAYVAFVDYKLNKGIFGSDFIGLKNFEFLIQNGDLWNITKNTLLYNLVFLALGNIIQIVFAIMLSEIAGKWFKKISQSVILLPNFISMVIVGVFAYNLFNFNSGFINTMLASTGLDKIEFYSDAGIWKYIIVAFKIWASTGYGMIVYLAAITGINHDLYEAAYMDGATTWQRIRYMTLPILKPTFILLLLFGMGGILKGSFDLFYNLIGTNSVLYPQTDIIDTYVFRSLVGQFNFSMGAAVGFYQSLFGLVLVLVVNFIVRKVEPDSALF; this is encoded by the coding sequence TTGGCAAGATTTGTACAATCGGGCGGAAATGTTGTCCGGGAATTATTAAAGAACAAAGTGCTGTATCTCATGCTGCTGCCTGTCATTGTGTATTTTGCTGTGTTTCATTACGCGGTAATGCCTGGCGCTTACGTTGCATTCGTAGATTACAAGCTCAACAAAGGGATCTTCGGCAGTGACTTTATCGGACTCAAGAATTTCGAGTTCCTGATTCAGAACGGAGACCTCTGGAATATCACCAAGAATACTTTGCTCTACAATCTGGTGTTCCTTGCACTGGGTAACATCATCCAGATTGTATTTGCCATCATGCTGTCGGAGATTGCAGGCAAGTGGTTCAAGAAGATCTCCCAGTCGGTTATTCTGCTTCCGAACTTCATCTCGATGGTTATCGTCGGCGTGTTCGCGTATAACCTGTTCAATTTCAACTCCGGGTTTATCAATACGATGCTTGCCAGTACAGGCTTAGACAAGATTGAGTTCTACTCCGATGCTGGAATCTGGAAATACATCATTGTCGCGTTCAAGATCTGGGCAAGTACCGGTTACGGTATGATTGTCTATCTGGCAGCCATTACGGGGATTAACCATGATCTCTATGAAGCAGCCTATATGGACGGCGCCACTACCTGGCAGCGTATCCGTTATATGACTCTGCCGATTCTGAAGCCAACCTTCATTCTGCTCCTCCTGTTCGGTATGGGCGGAATTCTCAAAGGCTCCTTCGACCTCTTCTACAATTTGATTGGAACAAACTCCGTGCTGTATCCGCAGACGGATATTATAGATACGTATGTCTTCCGGTCGCTCGTGGGACAATTTAACTTCTCCATGGGTGCTGCTGTAGGCTTCTACCAATCCTTATTCGGTCTGGTTCTGGTGCTTGTCGTCAACTTTATTGTGCGCAAGGTTGAACCGGACAGCGCGTTGTTCTAA
- a CDS encoding carbohydrate ABC transporter permease, translated as MASNTIKQDSGSIFIKVISYICISVFALFCVFPFALMISSSFMNEQEIVREGYKLIPNEISFKAYELLLSNSSKLVDAYQVTIFITVVGTALGLFMMSMAGFVLNRKDFKYRNFFSFLIYFTTLFSGGLIPTYILMVKHLHLKDNLFAMILPAVVGAWSIFLMRNFMKAIPDSLYESATIDGAGDFRIYWRIFMPLAVPSLATIGLFSALGFWNEWYNGMLYMDTQSKFPLQYFLQRMINQANMGSLINSGAVINTADLPTQSIKMATAVLATGPIILLYPFIQRYFVTGLTIGAVKG; from the coding sequence ATGGCAAGTAATACTATTAAACAGGATTCAGGGAGCATTTTCATTAAGGTGATCAGCTACATTTGCATCTCCGTGTTTGCCCTGTTCTGTGTGTTTCCTTTTGCGCTGATGATCTCTTCCTCCTTCATGAATGAGCAGGAGATTGTCCGCGAGGGGTACAAGCTGATTCCGAATGAGATTTCTTTCAAAGCTTACGAATTGTTGCTCAGTAACTCCTCCAAGCTGGTGGATGCTTATCAGGTAACGATCTTTATCACAGTCGTCGGTACGGCGCTCGGGCTGTTCATGATGTCCATGGCCGGATTTGTCCTGAACCGCAAGGATTTCAAATACCGTAACTTCTTCTCCTTCCTGATCTATTTCACCACCTTGTTCAGCGGAGGACTGATTCCGACTTACATCCTGATGGTTAAGCATCTGCATCTCAAGGACAACCTGTTCGCTATGATCCTGCCGGCGGTGGTAGGGGCGTGGTCGATCTTCCTGATGCGTAACTTCATGAAGGCGATCCCGGATTCCCTGTATGAATCAGCGACGATTGACGGCGCAGGTGATTTCCGCATCTACTGGCGGATCTTCATGCCGCTGGCGGTTCCGTCACTGGCAACGATCGGACTGTTCTCGGCACTGGGCTTCTGGAATGAGTGGTATAACGGAATGCTGTATATGGACACTCAGAGCAAGTTCCCGCTCCAGTACTTCCTGCAGCGCATGATCAATCAGGCCAATATGGGCAGTCTCATCAACTCGGGGGCGGTCATTAATACAGCCGATCTTCCGACCCAATCGATTAAAATGGCTACAGCCGTGCTGGCCACAGGCCCGATTATTCTCCTGTATCCATTCATTCAGCGTTACTTCGTAACCGGTCTTACCATCGGTGCTGTTAAGGGTTAA
- a CDS encoding DUF3502 domain-containing protein yields the protein MKGKKIASSLAAVLMLTGVLSACSSSNDANGNTGSSNTPSTSTNSGGVDTSKEAKLTYYLWGSEGVTNKDILAEINKKLKADLNTTLEIKYIDWPDVATKYPLLFASGEAFDLSHASPGAPVSYYTLATEGALTDITDMLDKVAPKLKAEIPESSWQNTKVKGKIYGVPSLFSEYTPAGYAYRTDLLKKYGMTDIKSIDDMVKYMDNVVANESFPPINGKAEDAQNMYRMLVDTTGMWLNAPGISLNELNLVTKSPEDYKTVFHPAFTQEFEDWAVKMREWGDKGYWGKDVLSASLGSKDNFRAANSAGYLTHAQDWIGQYGGDIKALPDSPTAFYTFAEANKKIKRKMGVDNSTVISANSSNPERSLMVIEKFMTDESYYNLMQYGIEGKHYIIEDGVKKQPPGFNEKTDGGGFSAWSLRNDKFVIPSDTENPIRKDLFAAWDKEAIDDPYNGFSFDPANVTTEIASISNVNAQLGIQLMLGKTSKDPKTAVAEYRDQLKKAGVDKVIAEVEKQLAEFTPVN from the coding sequence ATGAAAGGTAAAAAGATTGCTTCTTCTCTAGCTGCTGTCCTCATGCTTACTGGAGTGCTATCCGCTTGTTCGTCAAGCAATGATGCAAATGGAAATACGGGTTCGTCGAATACTCCATCTACTTCCACTAATTCCGGAGGCGTAGACACTTCTAAGGAAGCGAAGCTGACGTATTACCTGTGGGGCAGTGAGGGAGTTACCAATAAAGACATTCTGGCTGAGATTAACAAGAAGCTTAAGGCTGATCTGAATACTACCCTTGAAATCAAATATATTGACTGGCCGGACGTAGCGACGAAGTATCCGCTGCTGTTCGCTTCCGGTGAGGCGTTCGATCTGTCGCATGCTTCTCCTGGTGCTCCTGTGTCCTACTACACCCTGGCAACTGAAGGTGCGCTGACTGACATTACCGACATGCTGGACAAGGTAGCGCCTAAGCTGAAGGCTGAGATTCCAGAATCCTCCTGGCAGAACACCAAGGTGAAGGGCAAAATCTACGGCGTACCGAGTCTGTTCAGTGAATATACGCCTGCCGGTTATGCTTACCGTACCGATCTGCTGAAGAAATACGGTATGACTGACATTAAATCCATTGATGATATGGTTAAATACATGGATAACGTGGTTGCGAATGAATCCTTCCCGCCAATTAACGGTAAGGCTGAGGATGCACAGAACATGTACAGAATGCTCGTAGATACTACAGGCATGTGGCTGAATGCACCTGGTATCTCGCTGAATGAATTGAACCTGGTCACTAAGAGCCCAGAGGATTACAAGACGGTATTCCATCCGGCCTTCACCCAGGAATTCGAGGATTGGGCTGTGAAAATGCGTGAGTGGGGCGACAAGGGCTACTGGGGCAAAGACGTATTGTCCGCTTCCCTCGGCAGCAAAGACAACTTCAGAGCCGCGAACTCTGCGGGTTATCTGACTCATGCCCAGGACTGGATCGGCCAATACGGCGGAGATATCAAGGCGCTGCCTGACTCTCCTACAGCCTTCTATACTTTTGCTGAAGCCAATAAGAAAATCAAACGTAAGATGGGTGTAGATAACTCGACAGTTATCAGCGCGAACTCCTCTAACCCAGAGCGTTCTCTGATGGTTATTGAGAAATTCATGACCGATGAAAGCTACTACAACCTGATGCAGTACGGTATTGAAGGCAAGCACTACATCATTGAAGACGGCGTGAAGAAACAGCCTCCAGGCTTCAATGAAAAGACAGACGGCGGCGGCTTCTCGGCTTGGTCGCTCAGAAACGACAAGTTCGTCATTCCTAGTGATACTGAGAACCCGATCCGTAAAGATCTGTTCGCTGCATGGGATAAAGAAGCCATTGATGATCCGTACAACGGCTTCAGCTTCGACCCGGCTAATGTAACTACCGAAATTGCTTCCATTTCGAACGTAAATGCACAGCTTGGTATTCAGCTCATGCTGGGTAAAACAAGCAAAGATCCAAAAACGGCTGTAGCAGAATACCGTGATCAGCTGAAAAAAGCAGGAGTTGACAAGGTCATTGCCGAAGTAGAGAAACAATTGGCAGAATTTACACCTGTTAACTAA
- a CDS encoding LacI family DNA-binding transcriptional regulator, producing the protein MDVNIKDIARISGVGISTVSRVINNKGLVSDATREKVLSVVKEYNYIPNSNARNLKTTQSKNIALMVKGITNPFFSIMIKEIERQVNLRGYPFLIHQVEDGTDEINAAIQLVKEKNLSGIIFMGGTYNHSEEKFKQLTVPFVLTTITTSQEVDPSIFSSVTIDESKEAYKATSYLLSLGHRNIGFLAKSPLLEDTTGSRRLLGYKLALEEHNIPYNPGFVEDCEYSPSSGFNAARRLLNRDRTVTAIFAASDTIAIGAAKAVLTAGLSIPDDISIIGFDGIEMAEYYHPALDTISQPGTEMALSSVGVLFDLITKHSSHQHIVYDAVLLKRGSCKMIKSR; encoded by the coding sequence GTGGACGTAAACATTAAGGATATCGCCAGGATATCCGGTGTCGGCATCTCAACAGTGTCCAGAGTGATCAATAACAAGGGGCTGGTGAGCGATGCCACCCGGGAGAAGGTCCTGAGTGTCGTCAAGGAATATAACTATATTCCCAATTCCAATGCCCGAAATCTGAAAACAACCCAATCCAAAAATATTGCACTTATGGTAAAAGGGATTACTAACCCGTTCTTCTCCATTATGATCAAGGAGATTGAACGTCAGGTCAATCTGCGCGGATATCCGTTTCTTATCCATCAGGTAGAGGACGGCACCGATGAGATTAACGCTGCCATTCAGCTGGTGAAGGAGAAGAATCTCAGCGGGATTATTTTCATGGGCGGTACCTATAATCACTCCGAAGAGAAGTTCAAGCAATTAACCGTTCCATTCGTACTCACAACAATTACCACCTCACAGGAGGTGGACCCGTCCATCTTCTCAAGCGTAACGATCGATGAATCCAAGGAAGCCTATAAGGCAACCTCTTATCTGCTTTCACTTGGACACCGGAACATCGGCTTTCTCGCCAAATCTCCCTTACTGGAAGACACCACGGGCAGCCGCCGCCTTCTTGGCTACAAGCTGGCGCTGGAAGAACATAACATACCTTATAATCCGGGATTTGTAGAGGACTGTGAATACAGTCCAAGCTCAGGCTTCAATGCTGCACGCAGACTGCTTAACCGCGACAGAACCGTAACCGCTATCTTTGCGGCCTCCGATACGATTGCGATCGGTGCGGCCAAAGCTGTGCTTACCGCAGGCTTATCCATCCCTGATGATATTTCCATCATCGGCTTCGACGGTATTGAGATGGCTGAGTACTATCATCCTGCGCTGGATACGATCAGCCAGCCGGGCACTGAAATGGCACTGTCCAGTGTGGGCGTGCTGTTCGACCTGATTACCAAACATTCCTCCCATCAGCACATTGTCTATGATGCGGTATTGCTCAAACGGGGCTCTTGCAAGATGATTAAGAGCCGTTAA
- a CDS encoding sugar phosphate isomerase/epimerase family protein, whose translation MQDSLRIGTLVRGGEAVQVIPQIVEHGFESFQLNFWQTTGGIDLVETAVRVRELAAEHHFVISAVGIYGNPLGGGPEAETEATLAGWEQLIEHAHLFGTDIIGGFTGRLPGSSIDESLPRFAEVFGELSKRAADKGLRIAFENCAMGGSWQKGDWNIAHNPTAWEKMFNAVTADNLGLEWEPAHQLTALIDPVPQLRKWVDKIFHVHGKDATVAWDIVKEYGIHGPKPYVWDRTPGFGDTNWTDIITILRQGGYQGTIDIEGWHDPVYRDLPGRAGDDRPGPCTELPEALPGRHYDTQSGCLSIQERPHASHLLMWP comes from the coding sequence ATGCAAGATTCACTGAGAATAGGGACGCTTGTACGCGGCGGTGAAGCCGTCCAGGTCATTCCGCAGATTGTGGAGCATGGCTTCGAATCCTTTCAACTGAATTTCTGGCAGACGACAGGCGGAATCGATCTGGTGGAGACTGCAGTCCGGGTCCGGGAGCTGGCGGCGGAGCATCACTTCGTCATCTCTGCTGTCGGCATCTACGGCAATCCGCTGGGCGGCGGGCCGGAGGCTGAGACAGAGGCCACCTTGGCAGGCTGGGAGCAGCTGATTGAGCACGCGCACTTGTTCGGGACGGACATTATCGGCGGCTTTACCGGCCGGCTGCCCGGCTCGTCGATTGACGAATCGCTTCCGAGATTCGCCGAGGTGTTCGGGGAATTGTCGAAGCGGGCGGCAGATAAGGGTCTGCGGATTGCTTTTGAGAACTGTGCGATGGGCGGGAGCTGGCAGAAGGGGGACTGGAATATTGCCCATAACCCTACAGCCTGGGAGAAAATGTTCAACGCCGTTACGGCAGATAACCTCGGTCTGGAATGGGAGCCTGCCCACCAGCTGACCGCGCTGATTGATCCGGTTCCGCAGCTGCGCAAATGGGTGGATAAGATCTTCCATGTTCATGGCAAGGACGCAACGGTTGCCTGGGACATAGTCAAGGAGTACGGGATTCATGGTCCGAAGCCCTATGTGTGGGACCGGACGCCGGGCTTCGGGGATACGAACTGGACGGATATCATCACGATTCTCCGGCAGGGCGGCTATCAGGGCACGATTGATATTGAAGGCTGGCATGATCCGGTCTACCGGGATCTACCGGGACGAGCTGGAGATGACAGGCCAGGTCCATGCACTGAATTACCTGAAGCATTGCCGGGGCGGCACTATGATACCCAATCCGGTTGTTTGAGTATACAAGAAAGACCTCATGCTTCACATCTGCTGATGTGGCCGTGA